DNA sequence from the Microtus ochrogaster isolate Prairie Vole_2 chromosome 2, MicOch1.0, whole genome shotgun sequence genome:
ttttttcagggtgaaaatcagaggacaagtcaaaaaaaaaaaaaaaccaaaaatcagttttcttttcaacatgtaagttctaggaaccaaactcaggttgtcaggcttggtggtgagcACCTTTACCCTCTCTCTGAGTCATCTAGATGgcctttaatttaaaaacaaaccatttatttattttgtgtgtagatGATAAGTTCCATGACATGAAGTTGGAGGAAAACTTTGCAAAGTCAGTTTTCTACTTCTACCCAGTGGATTCAGGTGTTTGATTCAATTCATCAGGCCTGGCTGTGATTGTCTTTATCCCAAACCAAAGCCACCCTGCaatcaaatacataaatgtaaaggGGGGGTGGCCATCTCAGcagttcttttttggtttcttgagactatttagatgcattttattttgtgtgtatgagttttttgcctgtatgtatgtgcacatgtgtgtctcatATTCATGAAGTTCAGAAGAGGATTCCTGAAAATGgatttatagatggttgtgagccatcaaacCTGGGTCTTAGCCAACAGCAGCAAGCACtactaactgctgaaccatctgtccAGTGTGTGAGATGGTTCAATCACACAGACCTGTGATTGTAAAACCTAAAAATGCCTAAAATTAAGCAATAAGAAGAATAAAAGCATGCTGAAGAGAAACTCTGCTTGACTGCATTGGGAGCTCTCATGTAAAACAGAAACCTTTTCGTGGGGCGATGCTGCATCTTTGCTGATGAAGACACTCTTGGATGAGGTTCTTTTGTCTGGAGGGGGCTCTGgctcatcttctttctctgcaGACTTTGAGGAACCCAAACACTGGGAAGGCTGGATGGCAATGGGCTCACTGCAAGCAATAAGACCAAAGAGAAATAGTATCACACGCATGTCACTCATACATTTAAAAGTATGCTAAGAGGACAAAAAGTGCCAGGCATGTTGCCCATATTTATAATCTCAGCGCTTGCTAAggaagctaaagcaggaagatGGACCACAGTttaggccagtctgagctacacaatAAGTTCCTTGCTAGGCTAGGGGATACAGTGACATGCTGTCTGAAGAAAAGGTAAACAGAGAGGTGGgataaaaaagaagaatgtgacagggccttgctatgcaacccaggatggcctcaaagaagcccatgctggcctggagctcacactcCTCCACcacagcctcttgagtgctgggctaACAAGCATACATAGCACCTCTAGCTTAAACATGTTGTCTGAAAGGAAGTCAAGGTGACCTGACCAGAATATTATACATTAACACATGCTTTtgcaagtaaaaattaaaatctgtagTTCAGGATAACTATAAGAACAAGGAATTTCCCTCCTTCAAAAAGTACAGAAgtaccaaagccacagagaaaccctgtctcgaaaaaaaaaaaaaaaaagtacagaagtagggctagagaaatggctcactaATTAAGagcatctgctttttttttaaattttttttgtttgttttccaagaNNNNNNNNNNNNNNNNNNNNNNNNNNNNNNNNNNNNNNNNNNNNNNNNNNNNNNNNNNNNNNNNNNNNNNNNNNNNNNNNNNNNNNNNNNNNNNNNNNNNTGGTGCAtgtgctgttcttacagaggatccaacttcatttctagcacccacatggttgcttACAACCACCTGCAAATCCAGTTCccagagatctgacaccttcttctcgCCTCTGCATacaactgcatgcatgtgcatgtacacacaactGTCCACTGCTTCTGAAgagtacctgggttcagttccagcacctacatagaaGTTCCCATTAGCTGTGATTCTTTTGAcaaggatccaatgtcctcttctggacaacacccaaatacataaattaaaattattaaaaatagatttttaaacttCTAGCCCggtggtgatggtacacaccttctatccagcacttgggaggcagggacagatagatctctgagttcgaggccagcctgatctacagagtgagttccagaacagccaggggtacacagagaaaccctgtctcaaaaagtctttaaaaaaaaaaaacccaaaggttCAGCTTGGTAGAGCATACCATtgatcctagaactcaggaggcagagacaaatagatctctgtgagttcaaggccaaccagatcaattcagtgaaaccctgtttcaaaaaaaacctgtttcaataaatgacattttaaaagtgcgccgggcggtggtggcgcacgcctttaatcccagcactcgggaggcagaggcaggcggatctctgtgagttcgagaccagcctggtctatagagctagttccaggacaggctccaaagccacagagaagccctgtctcgaaaaaaaaaaaaaaaaaaaaaaaaaaaaaaaaagagctagttccaggacaggaaccaaaagctacggagaaaccctatctcgaaaaatccaaaaaaaaaaaaaaagtacagaaggGCCACTAAGATTGCTTAGTGGGTAAAGCTGCTTGCCACCAAGTatggggacctgaatttgatctctagaacccacattgcagaagagaaccaattcccacaagtcGTCTTCTCAACTCCACACTAGTGTTGtagcacacacactaataaatagaTGTAGTTAACTTTTTTAAGTAGGGAAGCTGGGGTACAAGCTCACTAGCTTATTATTCTCAGCCCTGGATTCAAACCctgaaacaacagaaacacaattttagtaaaaaaaataaaaataaaaaataaataaagaaggtgCTAGGGACAAGATCCTACAGAAGGCAGGAGTAAACATTACTAACAGTGTAAGGTTAAAGCATAAACAAGTAGGCTTTTGGCTTGTGAAACTGAGATGGGTCTGTGACTTGGTGAAAGTGGAGAGGCACTGGGCAGCTGATCACTGCCTGCAGGTACTAGAGCCCAGGAAGCACACAGAAGAGCAGGTGCCTGTGGTTCCCTTCACAAAGAGACCTTACTTGTTAAGTGGAAAGAGGCACAAATGTGAACATTTACCTAGATAATAAAGTGGATACACAGGTTCTTGTAAcctgaggaaacaggaaaacaCCACTATCTTTTCTACCTAATCACATACTTGTCCCGTGCCTGTGGCTCGGCTGGCAGAACAAGTTGGCATTTAAATTACTGAAGTTAGCGAGGTCAAAGGGGCATTGAAGGAAAACCCTGAATGTAAATTTGAATTTATTCatacattaaatttaatttaacacacacacacacacacacacacacacacacacacacacacacacactctgctctCAAAACTACCCAATGCAGCTTCACTTTATAAATAAAGAATGTTAGCCAGACAGTagttaggcagagacaggtggatctctgtgagtttgagggcagcctggttaataagagctatttccaggacagcgggggctgttacacagagaaaccctgtctcgaaaaaccaagaaaaggttTTTAGGGGGTGGTGCTCAAggctgtagcttagtggtagaacaaCTTCCCAGCATAATCAAAGCCCCCATTTGAATTGctagtaccacacacacacaaggtcttgcttaggagggagaaacagacacCAATGCCTTCCTGATACTTTCAGTTTTCCAAAGATCTTTAAAACTAAATGACTTAATGACATTTAGTATAgcaagtgatttttaattttgtacttGGCAGGATATCTGTATGTTTTTTAATGACTCAAGCTTCTTTAAAAGGCCCCAAAAAATGCTCTACGTAATGTAAGTACTAGGAATTTTAATCATAAAGTCCTGTGAAAGTCAATGCAAAGACTAAAATAAGGCACTCAAGATAGAAACTTCATCCTTTCTGTGCTCTGAAGAGCTATGCTTTACTTAAAAATAGCAGGCTTTATTACAGTGCCACTCAGCCACAAGATTCAGCAACTCTAACAATAAGACAAGCTTAAATAATTTAGCATATACTAATTATCTTATGCAAAAGAAAGGCAATCACTTTTATCAGCTTGTTAAACACCAATGttctgtctttcatttatttagaaaGTAGGAAAGCTGGGAAATGGGAAGTTGAAAACAGGTATGAGCTGGACACAGAAGTGAGGCGTAGTGGGTATGTAACATGTGGCATGACCCTAGCTAAGGACAGACACTGTGATGCAGGGTCTGTCCTGAAGTCTGGGCCTCAAAGGGTCAGCATGTCAACTGGAAAGGACCCTGGGGTGAGGAATGCTCCAGGACAGCATTCCACCCTGCACAGTGacctacttgtttgttttctaataaaacatCTTTGTCCAGCTcataattggttttatttttaagtaaaacctCTGCCTCAGAAGTAGCCCTCAGTGTAGAGTCTCCATTGGAGTCCCCTTGCACAAAGACTCCAGTGTCTATGCCATGAGGAAAAGAGCcaaattttgttttaagtttgtcTTAGATACGACCGCAGTTTGCAAATAATGCTTTCTCACTAGCCATAGGCATAAGCTTTTACTGCAGCCCTTTCTGTGCCTGCTGTCACCTACACCCCGTGTTTACAGATATGAACGTCACCAACCTTGCTGAAGACTTCATGCCGCTGACACCTCCTGAACAAGTGCACACAGTTTTGTGGCGAACAATTCTTTGCACTTTGGAAGGCTTGAAAATGCTCATCCACTCCACGTCAGTCATGTGTCCCGGGGCTTCGACAACGATGTTACTAGGGTGGCAGCACTTGGACTCACTCAGGTCCTTGTCACCCACACAGACTTCATTTTGGATGCAGCATGAGATTTCGGCTGTATCTGCGAGGTTATGGCAGTCCCCATCAGGCTTTTCCAGGTGCTTTGAGGCCGAGCAGTTAGAAAGGCCCAGGTACACATTGATGTCATGCCACTGCTTCTCATCAGGCAGCGAGACGGATGTTTCCAAGAGCTGCTGCTCTTCGACCTGAAGCTCCATCCCATTGCTTCTTGGTGAGTTTGCATGAATCTTGCATAGTGTAACTTTGTTTTCGGGTTCAGTCTGGATTTTTCCACCCAGAGACCAAGATTTTTGTTTCTCCAGTAAGTCTTTGGTAAATAGAGACGAGAGAGCAATTACACTTTTTTCCCCAAATGCAGTGTTAACCTGTAGCTTCTTCTCTCTGCATGCATCACAAGAGCTCTTGTCTGACCTATTGTGCTGAGCCAACGCGACCTCAAACTTTTGATCCTTAACCAATGacttctgatttctctctctcttaatatCGATCTTTGGATAGTTATTGTCAAGGTCTGATAAACACATGTCTCTGCTACAGTGGCATTACAAAAAAAAGGAGTTATAAGATTGACTTGATACTATCATATACTAGTATCACCTCCCCCAAACCCCATTAGTAGACCTAGATCCCAATAAACCCCTTAGTCTGACTTTCAGAGCCCTCCTCCTACAGGAAGCCATTCTGACCGCCAAGCCTACGTTCCCTCCCCTTTCTAGCCCTCACTCACTGTGTTTAccatcaaaacaacagcaacaaaatcaagACTACTACAGAAATGTAACAGGACCTTTACCAGCCTTCCTCTAAGGCTTTTTCCTATCAGGGATTCCATCTGTTTActtaagacaggttctcacattgtagcccaggctggcctaggaaTTGTGATCTTCCTGAGTACTAGGAATACAGGTGTGCATACCATGCCGgtttgtattctttctttccatgATGGTATTATCCACTTCCTtcgattgtgtgtgtgtgtgtgtgtgtgtgtgagagagagagagagagagagagagagagagagagagagagagaaagagagagaaagagagagagagagagagaatatggaggtcagaggacaatggcagttgcttctctccttccaccatatgggggctgggattgaatttaggccttcaggcttggtggtaagtgctATTACCAGCCACGGCATgaaccacttcttttttttcaataatttatttattttttactttatatgttttgcctgagtgtatgtttGGGTGAGGGTGTTAGggcccttggaactggagtcatagacagttgtgagctgtcatgtgggtgccgggaaatgatcctgggtcctccagaagagccgtcagtgctcttaactgctgagccatctctccagcccccatgaacCACTTCTAAGAAGCAACCTCAATTCATCCAGTGCCTCACAGTGGCAATGAATTTCAAAGAGGGAGAAGACATGTTAAAGGCTTCTGCTTGAAAGAGAACACTGCGTGGGCCTGGGGTCTGCGGGTGGCAGCAATAGATGGAACGTAGGGCAACAGAATAGCAACCCTGAGGAAGGTATGAGGACGGAAATGCCGCCCAACACAGTGCATCCTGCTGCCAGCTGCCCTTCTCCCAGGGAGAGGAGCTGGAGCCACCAGTCACTGACAATCTAGTCCAGACTTTGTAGTCCCCTGCAGGCTGGGATGCCCCAATTCCTCTTCTTGACAAGCACAATGGCTTTAGTTGGGCATGCCAGCACAGGTCTGTAGTCCCAGCAAAGAGGAAGGCTGCCATTGGTTTAAGACCAATCAGGACGACTCAGTGAGAATgtatctcaaaaacataaaaaagaaaaagaaaatggacttcACTGTGGTAGTTTATCTTCATTATCTAGCCATTATTCAACTGTTTCAGATTTACAATCATCCCCACAATTCTTGTCACAATCGAGGGAAGGATGCCACATACCAACTGGCAACAGACAGGAAGATCTGAGCTCCTGTTGCAGCTAATGAGGCTGGCACCAAGTCCCACGGATCTTACTCCCGATAGTAAGCCCACTGCCTATACAGTGGAAGTGCATTAATGAAGGCCTGGCTAGCTTTGCAGTGTTTACTCCAGCTCAGAGCCTTttactcacagacacacaaacctaGTCTATGATTTAGTTTTGTTAGATGACTAGTTGACACCTACAGATTACATCTAAAATTCTTACACTAGGATTATTGTAATTGTTAGTGTACACATATTTATTTCCTACCATACCAGAAACAGCAGCAAGTACTGGCTCACAGCAAGCCAGAGTAAAACTGACCTAATGAGGAAGTAAAAATCAACATCAATACCATCGGCTAAGGTTACCTGCATTCCAGGGCCTTTGATTTCTCCATCTTTGAGTCATATATCTGTATTAATTCCTGAGAATTTTCTACATTGAAATTAAGAAACTGCAGGTCACTCTGTTGTTTTACGTAAATCTGCCAGAGATGTCAACAAatcaatacaataaaaacaaatccaaactgAATCAACAGCTTGGCACTTTGAAATCCTAAACAGACCAGATGATTGCAACAAGATATTTCCATACATCTCATCTCCTAACCTCTAAGCCCCACAGCCAAGACTGCTATGCTATGTATGTCTGATGTAGTGAAGATCCAGGAGGCACCATTAACAAAATCAGCAGGTTCTGGGTGGTggcggtacatgcctttaatcctagcattcaggaggcagagacaggtgaatctctgagtttaaggtcagcctgatctacacaacaagttccaggatggccctgtgtcaaaaaaaagcccccaaacaaacaaaacaccacacacacacacacacacacacacacacacacacacacacacacacacacacacacacacacacacagaaagagagggggggaacTCCCCCAACAAAAATCAACAGGCAGACAGCTTCCTAATTCCCCAACATTTCTTACCTATGGTCAAAGAAGACAGCTGGGACATACCTGTCTCAGGTTGTGCAGCTCTGAATTTGTACGATCTTGCTTTGACTTTGCAATATCAAGTAActcatctttccttttttctctctcgaCTGTATAAGGACAAAAATAACTGGATATTTTTCATCAGCAATATCAATACACATCACTCAGGTTCTAAAGATTTAACAACTAACACTTCTGTTGTGGTTCTCAAACTTAAAAGCTGCAGAATGACTGACTGAGAAGAGCTTTCATGTGTGATTCTGACTGAGTCCACCATGAAATAGGAAAGTGCACAAC
Encoded proteins:
- the Ccdc62 gene encoding coiled-coil domain-containing protein 62 gives rise to the protein MNPSATFFVRRQNIGSEVENSTIEKQRKELQLLIGELKDRDKELNDMVAVHQRQLLSWEEDRQKVLTLEERCSKLEGELHKRTDIIKSLMKKVKLLESNQAECQTALQKTQQQLQEMAQKATHSALLSEDLEARNENLSSMLVELSAQVGQLQAREQALTTMIKLKDKDIIEAVNHISDCSGKFKLLEHALRDAKMAETCIVKEKQDYKQKLKALRIEVNKLKEDLNEKTTENNEQREEIIRLKQEKSCLHDELTFTVEREKRKDELLDIAKSKQDRTNSELHNLRQIYVKQQSDLQFLNFNVENSQELIQIYDSKMEKSKALECSRDMCLSDLDNNYPKIDIKRERNQKSLVKDQKFEVALAQHNRSDKSSCDACREKKLQVNTAFGEKSVIALSSLFTKDLLEKQKSWSLGGKIQTEPENKVTLCKIHANSPRSNGMELQVEEQQLLETSVSLPDEKQWHDINVYLGLSNCSASKHLEKPDGDCHNLADTAEISCCIQNEVCVGDKDLSESKCCHPSNIVVEAPGHMTDVEWMSIFKPSKVQRIVRHKTVCTCSGGVSGMKSSASEPIAIQPSQCLGSSKSAEKEDEPEPPPDKRTSSKSVFISKDAASPHEKVSVLHESSQCSQAEFLFSMLLFFLLLNFRHF